One Elaeis guineensis isolate ETL-2024a chromosome 10, EG11, whole genome shotgun sequence genomic window carries:
- the LOC105034255 gene encoding uncharacterized protein, giving the protein MNVAASREGFRALTNDTRWGRSGRMADGQQMARAEPLAVSPPLHRLLDLLKDEKDPATALSHLDAIAARHPSYSLSPSLLFLLLRRLSSAPALLPRLLHFLRSRPRRHRFSEAAALVALKAFSRALMPDHALATFQSLRAIFRCKPGVRSHNALLDAFVRARRWDQAESFFAFFRTRARVSPNLQSYNILIRGLCDRGQLDRAVRLLETIQGRGLEPDRVTYSTVICGLLKNGDFLNALKLFEEMCDKNVSPDVVCYNVLLDGLLKKGEFLKGMEIWERLVRDRAVGPNFVTYSVMLDGLCKLGKVEEVMEMWSRMVRNGHRPNSFTYGILIHGLFETGNVDGASRVYAEIIKTGFVTDVVTCNSLLNGLCKAGRIEESLKLWELMGRVGNRNIVSYNIMIKGLFENGKADEAVSLWESLQGDDTCHPDSVTIGILIHGLCEKGYVNKALWVLKEALEDGEKNLDVFAYSSMINGLCKDGRLDAAICIYDQMAKHGCKPNSHTYNALISGFCKASKIAVAIQVFKEMVSSGCTPTIVTYNTLINGLCKVERFQEASSFAKEMMEKSFKPDMVTYSSLMDGLCRDNKIDVALDIWNRVLDKGFGADVIMHNILIKGLCSAGKVEEALRVCLEMKHKNCTPSLVTYNTIMNGLYQVGDCERASDVWVQMLEARFEPDIISYNIMFKGLCSYNRTSEAIKLLDDALGCGIIPTAITWSILVRAVISNRTVPT; this is encoded by the coding sequence ATGAACGTGGCGGCATCACGCGAAGGCTTCCGCGCTTTAACGAATGACACAAGATGGGGCAGAAGCGGAAGAATGGCCGACGGACAGCAGATGGCGAGGGCGGAGCCTCTCGCCGTCTCTCCCCCGCTCCACCGCCTCCTCGACCTTCTCAAAGACGAGAAGGATCCCGCTACCGCCCTCTCCCACCTCGACGCCATCGCTGCCCGCCACCCCTCCTACTCCCTCTCCCCgtcccttctcttcctcctcctccgccgcctCTCCTCTGCCCCCGCCCTCCTTCCCCGCCTCCTCCACTTCCTCCGCTCCCGCCCCCGCCGCCACCGCTTCTCCGAGGCTGCCGCCCTCGTCGCCCTCAAGGCCTTCTCCCGCGCCCTTATGCCCGACCACGCCCTCGCCACCTTTCAGTCCCTCCGCGCCATCTTCCGATGCAAGCCCGGCGTCCGTTCCCACAACGCCCTCCTCGACGCCTTCGTCCGCGCCCGCCGCTGGGACCAGGCCGagtccttcttcgccttcttccgtACCAGAGCCCGCGTCTCCCCCAACCTCCAGAGCTACAACATTCTCATCCGAGGCCTCTGCGACCGGGGACAGCTCGATCGAGCGGTCCGACTCCTGGAAACCATCCAAGGTCGCGGCCTTGAGCCCGACCGCGTTACCTACAGCACCGTGATCTGTGGGTTGCTTAAAAACGGCGATTTTCTGAACGCTCTCAAACTGTTCGAGGAAATGTGCGATAAAAATGTGTCACCCGATGTTGTATGCTATAATGTTCTGCTTGATGGTTTGTTGAAGAAAGGCGAGTTCTTGAAGGGAATGGAGATCTGGGAGAGGCTGGTCAGGGATCGCGCAGTCGGTCCTAATTTTGTCACGTATAGTGTTATGCTGGATGGTTTGTGCAAGCTTGGGAAGGTTGAAGAGGTGATGGAGATGTGGAGTCGGATGGTGAGGAATGGCCATCGGCCTAATTCATTCACTTATGGGATTTTGATTCATGGGCTGTTTGAAACAGGGAATGTGGATGGGGCCTCACGGGTCTATGCGGAGATTATCAAGACGGGCTTCGTCACCGATGTTGTCACATGTAACTCTCTGCTTAATGGTCTCTGCAAAGCAGGGAGGATAGAGGAGTCCTTGAAGCTGTGGGAGTTGATGGGAAGGGTGGGGAATCGCAACATTGTCAGTTACAACATAATGATCAAGGGTCTGTTCGAGAATGGCAAGGCAGATGAAGCAGTTTCACTTTGGGAAAGCTTGCAAGGGGATGATACATGCCATCCAGATTCGGTGACTATTGGTATTTTGATCCATGGGTTGTGCGAAAAAGGGTATGTCAACAAAGCTTTATGGGTTTTGAAGGAGGCGCTAGAAGATGGTGAGAAGAATCTGGATGTCTTTGCATATTCCTCGATGATAAATGGATTGTGCAAAGATGGGAGATTGGATGCAGCGATTTGCATTTATGATCAAATGGCTAAACATGGGTGCAAACCAAATTCACATACATACAATGCATTGATAAGTGGCTTCTGTAAAGCATCTAAGATTGCTGTTGCCATTCAGGTTTTTAAGGAGATGGTCAGCAGTGGTTGCACTCCTACTATTGTAACATACAACACTCTTATAAATGGTTTGTGTAAAGTGGAGAGGTTCCAGGAGGCTTCTAGCTTTGCAAAAGAAATGATGGAAAAAAGTTTCAAACCTGACATGGTGACATACAGCTCTTTGATGGATGGTCTCTGTCGAGATAATAAGATTGATGTTGCTCTTGACATTTGGAACAGAGTTCTTGACAAGGGCTTTGGAGCTGATGTCATCATGCACAACATTCTTATCAAAGGCCTTTGCTCTGCTGGGAAAGTGGAAGAAGCCCTGCGTGTTTGCTTGGAAATGAAACATAAGAACTGCACTCCAAGTCTAGTAACATACAACACAATTATGAATGGACTTTATCAAGTTGGTGACTGCGAAAGGGCATCAGATGTATGGGTCCAGATGTTAGAAGCTAGGTTTGAGCCAGATATCATTTCTTACAACATAATGTTTAAAGGTCTTTGTTCTTATAATAGGACATCTGAGGCAATCAAGTTATTGGATGATGCCTTGGGTTGTGGTATTATTCCAACTGCCATTACCTGGAGTATACTAGTTAGGGCAGTTATCAGCAACCGAACAGTTCCAACATGA